CCGACGCAGATGCCGGCCCCGCCGCTGGCGGCATTGCTGCGCCCGTACGGCGAGTTCAGCCCGGCGTCGGTGCTGTGGCTGCAGGTGGGCACCTCTTATCCGTACGAGATGACGCTCGGCGCGGTCGAGGTTCTGGCCGGACTGTTGCTGTTCCTGCCGCGCACCGCGACGCTGGGCGCTCTGCTCGCCGTGGCCAGCATGGCGCAGGTGTTCCTGCTGAACATGACCTTCGACGTGCCGGTGAAGATCCTCTCCGGGCATCTGCTGTTGATGGGCCTGGTCCTGCTCGCCCCGCAATACCGCCGGCTCGCCGACTTCCTGGTGCTTCAGCGCACCACCGAGCCCGCTGTCCAACCCGAACTGTTCGCCGATGCGCGGGCCAACACCATCGCGGCCCGCCTGCAGGTGGTGCTCGGCATCTGGATGGTGGCCGGCTGTGTCCTGACCAGTTGGCAGAGCTGGAGCGAGTACGGCGGAGGCCGCGTCAAACCCGAGTTGTACGGCATCTGGACGGTCAGCCGCTTCGACGTCGACGGCAGGACGGCACCACCGCTGACCACCGATCAGTATCGGTGGCAACGGGTCGTTTTCGACATGCCCGAGGTCCTGACCTACCAGCGGATGAGCGGCGAACTGGTGGACGCACTGGTCAAGGCCGACGGGAACCAGCTCACGGTGTCGGGGCCGGACGGCTCGGCGCTGGCCACGCTCACCGCGTCCCGGCCCACCCCGGAGCAGCTGCAACTGACCGGCGAGTTGTCCGGCCGCGATGTGACGATCTGGCTGGATCGGCTGGACCTTGACCAATTCACGCTGAGAAACCGGGGCTTCAACTGGGTGCAGGAGTATCCCTACTTCCGGTGAGTCGCCGTGACCCCGATAGCCTCGTCGAGCACGTCATCTGCCCTGATTAGGAGGATTTGTGGGAGTTTGGGGTCCAGGGAACTTCGACAGTGACACCGTGGCCGACGGGTTGGGGGAACTGACGAACCGGATCATCGGCGAGATCTCGGAGCAGTTCGACGACGCGTCCGACGATTCCGCCGTGCAGCCCGACGAGTGGGGCGGCGAGATGGTGCCCGCCTGGCTCGAGCTCCTGATCGACATCGTCGAACCGGCACGGGTCGGTGCCACGTTTCCTTCGGTGGCCACGCTGGGTGATTGGCGTGACCGCTACCTGCGCGTGTGGGACGAGTACATCGACGAGCTCGAACCGGCTGACACCTACAAAACCGAACGGCGCGCGGTGCTCGTCAGCACCTTCGAGAGGGCCATCGCCCTCGCCACGTCGCGCGAACAGGGTTGAGGCAGGTCCGGCAAACCGGGTCAGCCCGCCAACGGCACCACCGGAAGCCACCGGGCGACCTCGCCGGCCCGTGATCCCGACATCTGCACGGCGTTTCCGGCCTCGTCGAGACCGATGAGGCCGGTGGCCAGCAGCAGCCAGGTGCGAGGGTCGGTTTCGACGACGTTGGGTGGGTTGCCGCGGGTGTGGCGGGGCCCTTCGATGCACTGCACCGCGACGAAGGGCGGCACCCGCACCTCGACGCTGGCGCCCGGCGCCATCGCTGCCAGGGTGCGGGCCGTCAGCCGGACCGCCTCGGCCAGTTCGGCGCGGGCGGGTTCCGGGTGGGTCGGTTCCCGCAACCAGTCGGTCACCACGGCGACTGCCGCTCTGGTCTTTACCGGATCGACATTGCCTCGCGCGGCCATGCCCTAGAGTCTCGCAAAGTGATTGCCGATCACCGAAACCTGCCGTACCGCACGGCCGGTGCTGTGTTCCTGGCAATCCTCGCGCTCGTATTCGGGTTGATCGTGGCGCAGTTTCGGGGCACTTTCGAGCCCAAGGCACCGCTGACACTGCTGGCCGCCCGCGCCGGCCTGGTTCTCGACCCGGGATCGAAGGTGACCTACAACGGGGTTCCCATCGGCCGGGTGGCGGCGGTGACCACCGACCGAGGGGATCCGGTCCGTGCCCTGGTACAGCTGAACATCGACCCGAGGTATCTGGACCTGCTGCCGGCCAACGTTGAGGCCTCGATCCAGGCGACGACGGTGTTCGGCAACAAGTACGTCGCGTTCACCTCGCCCGAACATCCGAGCGCGGAACGGGTTTCGAGCTCCACACCGATCGACGTCACGGCGGTCACCACCGAGTTCAACTCGTTGTTCGAGACGATCACCGCCATCACCGAGCAGGTCGACCCGATCAAGCTGAACCAGACCCTGGAGGCCACCGCACAGGCGCTGACCGGCCTGGGCAGCGCTTTCGGGCAGTCGCTGACCGACGGCAACACCATCCTCGCCGACCTGAACGGGCGGATGCCCGCGCTGCGCCGCGACACGGCCGGGCTGGCCGATCTCGCCGATCGCTATGCGGCGGCCGGACCGGATCTGTTCGACGGTCTGGGCGACGCCGCGCGCAGTGCCGCCAC
The genomic region above belongs to Mycolicibacterium sp. HK-90 and contains:
- a CDS encoding DoxX family protein, whose product is MTKIAFRFCFLYFGLFCLLFAQITFAFLGIVGEWLPERAVMWQMTVLGPAVSWVGRHIFGVEAVLHQDSGSGDQAAIWVMVFCLLVFAVIGAAVWSWIDRQRPDYARLSAWFLTFVRLCVAGQMLFYGFAKLVPTQMPAPPLAALLRPYGEFSPASVLWLQVGTSYPYEMTLGAVEVLAGLLLFLPRTATLGALLAVASMAQVFLLNMTFDVPVKILSGHLLLMGLVLLAPQYRRLADFLVLQRTTEPAVQPELFADARANTIAARLQVVLGIWMVAGCVLTSWQSWSEYGGGRVKPELYGIWTVSRFDVDGRTAPPLTTDQYRWQRVVFDMPEVLTYQRMSGELVDALVKADGNQLTVSGPDGSALATLTASRPTPEQLQLTGELSGRDVTIWLDRLDLDQFTLRNRGFNWVQEYPYFR
- a CDS encoding DUF4259 domain-containing protein, translated to MGVWGPGNFDSDTVADGLGELTNRIIGEISEQFDDASDDSAVQPDEWGGEMVPAWLELLIDIVEPARVGATFPSVATLGDWRDRYLRVWDEYIDELEPADTYKTERRAVLVSTFERAIALATSREQG
- a CDS encoding sterol carrier family protein, whose protein sequence is MAARGNVDPVKTRAAVAVVTDWLREPTHPEPARAELAEAVRLTARTLAAMAPGASVEVRVPPFVAVQCIEGPRHTRGNPPNVVETDPRTWLLLATGLIGLDEAGNAVQMSGSRAGEVARWLPVVPLAG
- a CDS encoding MCE family protein, with translation MIADHRNLPYRTAGAVFLAILALVFGLIVAQFRGTFEPKAPLTLLAARAGLVLDPGSKVTYNGVPIGRVAAVTTDRGDPVRALVQLNIDPRYLDLLPANVEASIQATTVFGNKYVAFTSPEHPSAERVSSSTPIDVTAVTTEFNSLFETITAITEQVDPIKLNQTLEATAQALTGLGSAFGQSLTDGNTILADLNGRMPALRRDTAGLADLADRYAAAGPDLFDGLGDAARSAATFNSRRGDLDAALIAAIGFAGTGSDILERGGPYLRRGAEDLIPTSKLFDEYQGQLFCTIRNYHDVAPAFYATFGGDNGYSFASTGTLSSFGVGNTYVYPDNLPRVNAKGGPEGRPGCWQKITPELWPAPYLVMDTGLSIAPYNHVELGSPIFVDYVWGRQIGEPTINP